Below is a genomic region from Castanea sativa cultivar Marrone di Chiusa Pesio chromosome 2, ASM4071231v1.
AAACCATGTGCACGCATACTTGACAATGTGTAAGCATCCTTTAACATAGATccaaaaagttaaatttttattgaataaaccAAATACGAAACCAAAGAAACATAAGaaccctaaaaataaatatgatcaACTATTTCATGGTTAGATTAACATgcatcaaataaatataatataaataaaacaaaacaccTGTGAATAATCAAACTAACATCAGAACAATGAACAttttaatataacataaaaattaaataaagccACAAAAGTACTAACAGATTATATCAACCCAAGACAAGATTACACTACAACAAAAAGTATTTTCagcgacgaaaattttcgtcactaaaagtccaattATGGTGACAAAATCTactttttagcgacgaaattcaTTTCGTCACTTATACCTTGTTGCTGAAAGTATTGgcaatgaaaaattttgttgccAAAGGTCtgattagtttaaagaaaaaaattttggcGACGAAAATATTTCATCACAAAATGTTTTCCTCACTAAATACACTATTTAGTGATGAAACTATTTTGTTGCTGTGGCGTGTATAGCTCGGTTAATGGGCTATTGACCAGGCTGTGCTTACGATCTATTTGTTGTTGTGTGGGTTATGAATATCCTACAACAAACGTAATTCTTTTACGTTGCTAACAACTCTCCTATGATTCTTGAGtaagctctctctttctcttagttttctctctctttctttttgataTCTGACTTCCAAAATGTCCAACCCCTTTTCCTTCCTCTTCCCCTCTATTATGGGCTTGCTTAGTGGGATTGTTATGATTGCGTAAAGTGCCTTTTTGTGCAAGTGGGTCCCCTTTGTGATTATTCCTAATAAAAAGGTGTCCCACTATAGAAATGGGTACATCAGTTTTGGAACTTGCGACTAACGTTGGATAGTGCTCGGTAGGCGATCTCCCCTAAGGCATTCCCAAGATACATTAGAGACAAGCTCCGAGCAACACTAGACCCCGAGGTTGTAATAGTTCACGGGATATCTTGAGCCGAATAGTTTGGATTGGGCCAATGGTACGACCCTCATGCGATCCACGGCATGTGGGCCATCAGGCAATGAGCTAGTGGATCCACTCACCGTACAGTCATCAGATggactttattttattaaatcgTTTTTAGcgacaaaaaattttattgctaaatttttttttaaaaaaaattcggGTACATATTGCAACGAAAAATTGCGTCGCCAAaactatttctcaaaaaaattggctacatttagtgatgaaaattttcgtcgccaaaacaaatttttttttttgctatatttGATGACGGAAAAATTCGTAGCCAAAactaattttctattttcatttgttttctatcttttatattaACTTATAACCTGTCATTATATTACTAAAACCTCACTtttgaataacacatttattttaacaacacatttataagaaaatgatCCATACATtccaaaagtaaaaataaaacaagtattcAATTCAATCCATCCATACAAATTGTTTGCAACATATACAATAACACAAGATGCTTTATAACAATTCAAAAACtttagcataatataattagggCCAAAAGATATCCTCAAATGTCTTCAAGTAGTGCCAAAAGAAAATGCCCTAAAAGCCATCGATACGAAATcaacacaaatataaaaacaatactacattaaaatcgcaaagtaaaaacattaactatattataagaaacatttctagcaatgcattaagagtagtcgcacaaatgaattaaaatcacaactcctaacatataagttgtagaaagaaATATACATTTTCAAGTGTAATGTAATgcaattagtttcaaataatgcATTAAAAGTAGTTGCAAGATTCGAGGGTGAAATCAAGATGTTGCAAATCAAACTCCTTCCACTCCTCATTATCAGCTGGATGCCTCATTATCCCATCGTCCATATGTTTTTCTATTTACCATCTCATGTCCTTAGCTCTTTGGCTTGACATGTAAAATCTCCTCAATCTCGGTGTCAACGGGAAGTAATGCAATACCTTATGAGGAATCTTCTTATCTTGGGCTCGTGTATCCTTATACCTAGACTTCTCACACACCAGACATTTATcaaggttttcattttccttccagAATAATACTGATAGGATTGCTCTAGTGTATTGGGTGCTATTGATGCGTGGGGTGCTAATGCCTAGTGCATGGAGTGCTAATGACTGGTGCGTGGAGTGTTGATGATTGGCACATGAACATGGAAGCGTgtgataaagtttttttttattccaatttaAAGTTTAcacattttctcattaatattacGCATTTagaatttataagtggataaagtaatttgaaaatttacagGAGAGTGGAGAGTgaccttattttttaggcaatattttagtggaatttagagttctatttttattggattatcctttagttttgaataaaaaaaatgaagatctTAAACAGGAGAAactccttaaataatagtatagacaTATCTTAtaaatgtttaatatttttttttccaaaaaactaGCACACACTAAACCCAATAATTTTAGatcttaaatttaaattaaattttagtttattaaaaattcCTGTAAGCTCACTAacattagattttaaattaaaaaattacattaaattaaaaaaaaaaaaaaactcctagtCATGAGTGCGGAACACGTATAATGAGggtagttattaattattattagtattattttgtCTTGGTTGTACTAATTACTTATTAGTCAGCAACAAAtataaaaaggaaaggaaatatAAAGAAGGTTGTTGAGAAAACCAGATGCTTGGAATTACAAAACATACGGAGGTGTTGTCGGtatcagctttttttttttttttttttgaaaaccagCGATACCAGATCACGGTTTTGCCTCCCGGATTTGGAAGCCAACCCTCTGTCTTCTAAACACTgtcactatatataccctcacaGTCACAGAGCATACCCATCTCTCCACGACAAATTCAAACATCAAAGTCAAGAAACAGTGagtgaacaaaacaaaaacaaaagttaaaaacatGTCTTCATCAAGCACTGCTGGTCAAGTCATACGTTGCAAAGGTACACAATACATTATACCACTTTTTTTATCTatgttctttttcatttttctgaCATTCTTTGTTGTTGGTTAAGAGTTTTTAGTCATATGGTTGTTTAAtaggtttcttttctttccatttctttGCTGTTTTGATTATATCAACTCGTTCCCTAGTTGTTTCTAATTTATGCGCTATGTGTGGTTTCTACTTTCTAGGAGACAGGACAACTGCTTTGTTGCTTTTTGTCCGTCCCCCAAGATAAATACTACTATAATTTTTGGAAGTGGGATAGTATTATTTGTGTACCaacaaaataatgttaattAATACAAAGAAATGTTTTGCTTTTGATTGTCCCATAGAAATTGCGTGTTTTAATTAGGAACGGGGCTAATTTACTGTATTTGaccatttttcattttgttcttcTTTAGGATGACACATTTGTGtgtatattatttatatatatatattcgaaaATTAATAAGTATTGGATGGATGTGCATTAATTGCAGCTGCTGTGGCATGGGAAGCTGGAAAGCCACTTGTGATGGAAGAAGTGGAAGTGGCACCACCACAGGCCCTAGAGGTTCGTCTCAAGATCCTCTTCACCTCCCTCTGCCACACCGATGTTTACTTCTGGGAAGCCAAGGTACGTAATCACATTCTgatcacatatatatacatatgattTATGCGTGTGTATAGAAATGCATTATTCTAGTGATTACTTATTTTATGTGCTAGATAATCTTAAACAAACGATTGATTTTTGAATATGCAGGGACAGACCCCATTGTTTCCTCGCATATTTGGTCACGAAGCTGGCGGGTATGGACatttcaagaaaagaaataaagaattagAACATATTAGCTACAATCAATTAGTTTTAATCGATATACATTTATCTGACTATGTAGTTGTGTTGTACTTAGGATTGTTGAGAGCGTTGGTGAGGGTGTGACAGACCTCAAACCTGGTGACCATGTGCTTCCTGTCTTCACCGGGGAGTGCAAAGAGTGTCGGCACTGCAAGTCGGAGGAGAGCAACATGTGTGACCTCTTGAGGATAAACACTGACCGAGGCGTCATGCTCAATGATGGCAAGTCCAGATTTTCTATCAATGGACAACCCATTTACCATTTTGTTGGGACTTCCACCTTTAGTGAATACACTGTGGTTCACGTTGGTTGTGTTGCCAAAATTAATCCTGCTGCTCCTCTGGACAAAGTTTGTGTTCTCAGCTGTGGAATCTCAACAGGTCGGTTAAAAAAATCGTTTGAATTTATTTGCATGATAGTTAATTGTTCGTTTCTCTTGTTGTTGAGAATTGAGTTCTGTAGGCCTTGGTGCTACCTTGAACGTTGCAAAACCCAAAAAGGGATCAACGGTAGCTGTTTTTGGACTGGGTGCTGTTGGACT
It encodes:
- the LOC142624439 gene encoding alcohol dehydrogenase translates to MSSSSTAGQVIRCKAAVAWEAGKPLVMEEVEVAPPQALEVRLKILFTSLCHTDVYFWEAKGQTPLFPRIFGHEAGGIVESVGEGVTDLKPGDHVLPVFTGECKECRHCKSEESNMCDLLRINTDRGVMLNDGKSRFSINGQPIYHFVGTSTFSEYTVVHVGCVAKINPAAPLDKVCVLSCGISTGLGATLNVAKPKKGSTVAVFGLGAVGLAAAEGARISGASRIIGIDLNAKRFDEAKKFGVTEFVNPKDHDKPVQEVLAEMTDGGVDRSIECTGSINAMISAFECVHDGWGVAVLVGVPNKDDAFKTHPMNFLNERTIKGTFFGNYKPRSDLPSVVEKYMNKELELEKFITHEVSFSEINKAFEYMLRGDGLRCIIRMDA